A region of the Hyphomicrobiales bacterium genome:
TGTTGGACTAAACCGCGGAGCAGCGCGTCTGTTGCGGCTATGCAGATTGTAAAGTGGCGCAGCGGCGCGGAGTGTGGCGCTTTGTTAGCGATAGATCGAGAAGTGGGAGAAGGTTGAGATAGACGCCGACAGATTTTCTGTGATTGCAAAAAAACCTTCTGCCGCGCGTTGCCACGGCTGGTCAAACGATAAACTGCCCCAGCAAACTCCAAACGAAGAGGTCGCGGCATGGAGGGCTTGTATCGAGCTATTTGTCGTATTACACGACCTGACCACGAACCTTGACCCCTTCAAAAGTCGTCTCAATCCTTATTGGTTAGCTGCCTCGCGTCTCACGAAAGGATCTTCTTTCTCGTCTCTTCTGCGTTCGTGATGACTTGAGGCAGAACGCCATCTTGGATCTCGCCAGCGTCTGTATATTCGAGTGGGGCATGGAGCCACCAGTACTTTCGGACCAAGTCAGCGAACATTGCATACGGCGCATGCCCCCGGCCGATGAGCGTGACCACCGGTACTTGAACGTCGGGCACGATCGTCAGAAGCTCGTGAGGAATACAGGACGGATCCGTCAGATCGGCCACGACGAAACGAGAGAGGCGGGCGAGAGTAGCTACCGTCTCGGTCAGGTCAAGGCTCTCAGGACCCTGAAAGTCAAACAGAACCGGAACATAGCCTCTCTTCCGCAGTTCGTGCTTTAGCAAGTCGAGAACGGCCTTTCGGCCTGGTGTGAACCGACCAAGGATGAGCACAACCTTCGACGTGATCGTATCGATCACCCGTCGTAGATTGCGGTTATTGATGAGGAGGTAGATGAACTGCGCCACCTCCAAGTCATCCACTGTCACGACCTCGGCACCACGCGGCGTGATGAGCAGATCCGCCTGCACTGAACCAGCAAGACTCACATCCCACACGGACGCGCCCCAGACCTTCGCACCCGTGAGATCTGCGTTGTCCAGCCGAGTCCTGACCAAGCGAGCCTGTCGCAGATTCGCCCCGATAAGCCGGGCATGGCTCAGATCGGCTTCGAACAGCCCGACCCCACGGAAGTCGATCCCGCTCAGGTCGCGTCCGGAGAGATCAACGTGTGTGAGATCTGGTTGCAGGCGCGGATTTGCCTTTCTCCAAGCGTTCCACTGATCGACGCCTTCTTGCACCTTAGCGATATGCGAGGGGTCTCCCATAGTTTCCTCTGGCGGCCGGCTGAGCGGTCGGCGCAGCCGCTCCAGTCGGTGGTTAGGTTGCGATGCGTTGTATCAAACCGTCCATGCGTGCCCGCACGCCTCGCACTTGAGATCAACGTACGTTGTGGTGCTGACCGCGGGGACCTCGTACTCAGTCTCCGAATATCCCCTCTCTTCACCCTCAGAGCTATAGTGCACAGTTCGACGCGTCTCCGTCATCGTTGTGTCGTATGAATGAGACCGAGAGCCAACCGTGCTGATCGCTTTGCTCGAGCACTTCGGGCAGTAGGTTAGGGGATTACCAGGAATGCGAATCCCAATCTGTTTGAACAACCAACGAAACCACTCGTCGGGACCATGATCGATTGCCCACGCGAACCACCGGCCCTGAACCGCAGCTGCGAGGCCAATTGTCAACGCCGGCGGGACCAGGAACAGGATTTCGCTCCCGGTTGCGAGCGATACCGCGACACCCAGGCCCATTCCGGTGAAAATGCCTACGACCACAGGAAGGGCCCACCAAAGCCAGTACGTGGCAACGGTGAGTACGAAGCCAGCTGCGACTACGGCTGCAGCTATGAGGATGCCGACTATGATTTTGGCATCGAGATCGCTCATGTCTTCCATCGAGACGGTGTTGCAACCTAACGATTTGCTCTGCGGCGGGCCATCACGGTCAATCGATTCACCACTTTGCCTCCCGCCCCCGTCCGTAGCAGCCAAAGGTTGGACGGCATGCACGCTTGGCAAGCGCCTCGCTCAACGGCGCCACCTTGAAATATAGCGCGACGCCAGCCTGACGATGAAACCTTCGTCCGGAAAAAGCGAGGTCGCAGTGACCCCTGCAGACGGGTCCTCGTAAGCGTAGTCGTGACGCCGATAACACCACTTCTCGCACAGAAAATCGATCAGGTACCAGAAATAGATCTGGGCCAGTGGGTTGGGCTGGCCGTCGCTACGAATCTCGACAAACATGCCTTGTTGCCTGCGGATGCGAGTGACCGAGGGGACGGGAATAGCGCGAATAGTGAGCCGAG
Encoded here:
- a CDS encoding pentapeptide repeat-containing protein, with amino-acid sequence MGDPSHIAKVQEGVDQWNAWRKANPRLQPDLTHVDLSGRDLSGIDFRGVGLFEADLSHARLIGANLRQARLVRTRLDNADLTGAKVWGASVWDVSLAGSVQADLLITPRGAEVVTVDDLEVAQFIYLLINNRNLRRVIDTITSKVVLILGRFTPGRKAVLDLLKHELRKRGYVPVLFDFQGPESLDLTETVATLARLSRFVVADLTDPSCIPHELLTIVPDVQVPVVTLIGRGHAPYAMFADLVRKYWWLHAPLEYTDAGEIQDGVLPQVITNAEETRKKILS